The proteins below come from a single Oscillospiraceae bacterium genomic window:
- a CDS encoding helix-turn-helix domain-containing protein translates to MISFRELLINAKNGDEKALMEMFDLFRPMIEKASRSAGRKDEDLHDVIVMAFIQAISKFPINKP, encoded by the coding sequence ATGATTTCTTTTCGCGAACTGTTGATTAACGCTAAAAATGGTGATGAAAAAGCCTTGATGGAAATGTTTGACCTTTTTCGTCCCATGATAGAGAAAGCGAGCCGCAGTGCAGGCCGCAAAGATGAGGATCTGCATGATGTTATCGTTATGGCGTTCATTCAGGCAATTTCAAAGTTCCCCATCAATAAGCCTTGA
- a CDS encoding sigma-70 family RNA polymerase sigma factor — MIEKNASGKYVLTEEDAELLVRFSVYAKRTLANKRAEYFRKIKPILDHEHLYEDLSAADKKRCQGSPFTVEEILGEKWLREKLRKSLFVLSEPERVVIKLLYKDELTPAQAARKLGVTSSTIRSHKKNALDKLKKEMLEDD, encoded by the coding sequence ATGATTGAAAAGAATGCTAGCGGTAAGTATGTACTTACCGAAGAAGATGCCGAGCTACTTGTGCGATTTTCAGTATACGCTAAGCGCACCTTGGCTAACAAAAGGGCGGAGTATTTTAGAAAAATTAAACCCATTTTGGATCATGAGCATCTCTATGAAGATCTCTCTGCGGCGGATAAGAAACGCTGTCAGGGCAGCCCCTTCACGGTGGAGGAGATACTTGGCGAAAAATGGTTACGGGAAAAGCTCCGCAAGAGCCTTTTCGTTCTGTCGGAGCCGGAGCGCGTGGTCATCAAGCTGCTCTATAAGGACGAACTTACCCCCGCGCAGGCTGCCCGGAAGTTGGGGGTCACCAGCTCTACAATTCGGTCTCACAAGAAGAACGCTCTCGATAAGCTGAAGAAAGAAATGCTGGAGGATGATTGA
- a CDS encoding M23 family metallopeptidase, which produces MNDNQRRTQFARRAMVHSVIRHSIDSTARQAESAAQRDASLSDNDENAIQSGVNQADRAVENTAYTSRRISYTKFRALQAKRAQNTLAADAASGQVCREAFKRGRFRVLAIEKAKPTPSQTTVSFAAMPMQTPQISACQKLRRQVLIQDAVRRYFQKETGNKAVSTAVSSLPAFQYAGAAPKRAATTQIGRLFQILMAAIQRLLAQTMQRAVAALLALLASGGVVLVLAMVIGAAAAVIGSPMGILFADESGDPNSIRIEEIVAETNADFGEAINEIVAAHPECGETTIEYDYEDGHTWASYWPEVLAVFAVHANLNSDSDVVVIDEGKKLLVQNTFWSMHQIDSEIETVTTTSEPTEDEPDPEPVTEHILHITVSSKSVAELAEEYNFTQDQRDILDELLSDELRPYLLALCGGVGDTVGDGTLQWPLPGHTYISCHFGEVDAFGNTGHRGTDIPAPEGTPILAAHSGTVLVSGWNDSYGNQVLLDNGAGLSTRYAHMTATAVTAGETVTAGQVIGYVGSTGDSTGNHLHFEVMQGGIRVNPLDMVSPN; this is translated from the coding sequence ATGAACGATAACCAACGCCGCACTCAATTTGCCCGCCGTGCCATGGTTCATTCTGTGATACGCCACAGCATTGACAGCACCGCCCGGCAAGCGGAAAGTGCCGCACAGCGCGATGCATCGCTATCGGATAACGATGAGAACGCCATTCAAAGCGGTGTCAATCAGGCGGATCGGGCTGTCGAAAACACAGCCTACACAAGCCGCAGAATCAGCTACACCAAGTTTCGCGCCTTGCAGGCAAAGCGCGCCCAGAATACCCTTGCCGCCGATGCTGCATCCGGGCAGGTGTGCCGTGAGGCATTCAAGCGAGGGCGCTTTCGTGTGCTGGCAATCGAAAAAGCAAAACCAACCCCATCGCAAACCACTGTGTCATTCGCTGCCATGCCTATGCAAACGCCGCAGATATCTGCCTGCCAAAAGCTCAGGCGGCAGGTTCTGATCCAAGATGCCGTCCGCAGATATTTCCAGAAAGAGACGGGAAATAAAGCTGTTTCCACCGCGGTAAGCAGCCTCCCCGCGTTCCAATATGCTGGTGCCGCGCCAAAGCGGGCGGCCACCACACAAATTGGCAGACTGTTTCAAATACTTATGGCAGCGATCCAAAGGCTGTTGGCGCAAACCATGCAGCGCGCCGTTGCGGCGTTGCTGGCGCTCTTGGCATCCGGCGGCGTGGTACTGGTGTTGGCGATGGTCATAGGCGCAGCTGCGGCGGTGATCGGCTCACCGATGGGCATTTTGTTTGCCGATGAATCCGGCGACCCGAACAGCATCCGCATTGAGGAAATCGTTGCGGAAACCAACGCCGACTTTGGTGAGGCCATCAACGAGATCGTAGCCGCTCACCCGGAGTGCGGTGAAACCACCATCGAATATGACTACGAGGACGGTCACACTTGGGCAAGCTACTGGCCCGAAGTGCTGGCCGTCTTTGCGGTTCACGCCAATCTGAATTCCGACAGCGACGTGGTTGTCATCGATGAAGGCAAAAAGCTGCTGGTCCAGAATACCTTTTGGTCCATGCACCAAATTGATTCAGAAATCGAAACTGTAACCACCACATCGGAGCCGACTGAGGATGAACCGGACCCGGAGCCGGTCACAGAGCATATTCTGCACATCACGGTCAGCAGCAAAAGTGTAGCCGAGCTGGCCGAGGAATACAATTTCACGCAAGACCAGCGCGACATTCTTGACGAGCTGCTGTCGGACGAACTGCGCCCTTATCTGTTGGCATTGTGCGGCGGTGTCGGCGACACGGTCGGTGACGGCACCCTGCAATGGCCGCTGCCGGGTCACACCTATATATCCTGCCACTTCGGGGAAGTGGACGCCTTCGGCAATACCGGGCATCGCGGCACGGACATTCCCGCGCCGGAGGGTACGCCCATCTTGGCTGCCCACAGCGGCACAGTGCTGGTCAGCGGCTGGAACGACAGCTATGGCAATCAGGTGCTGCTGGATAACGGCGCGGGTTTGTCCACGCGGTACGCCCACATGACAGCAACAGCCGTCACGGCGGGCGAAACCGTGACGGCTGGTCAAGTGATCGGGTATGTAGGCAGCACGGGCGACAGCACTGGCAACCATCTGCATTTTGAGGTGATGCAGGGCGGGATCAGGGTGAATCCATTGGATATGGTGTCACCAAATTAA
- a CDS encoding DUF3846 domain-containing protein codes for MSNENKIRVLYVQPGKYPEERVIEHTLAAMQALVGGDIEAVYPWEDNACVVCDDEGKVKHKPLNRPLEDYDVLSGDFFVCGLGEDDFTSLTDEQMKRYEQLYHDPVVFVPSFMGIIPMKTTPEQYAHVMRDTEMRNNANKEHRNHNER; via the coding sequence ATGTCTAACGAAAACAAGATTCGCGTTTTATATGTTCAGCCGGGCAAGTATCCGGAAGAAAGGGTCATCGAGCACACCCTTGCGGCCATGCAGGCCCTTGTCGGCGGCGATATTGAAGCCGTGTACCCTTGGGAGGATAACGCCTGTGTTGTTTGTGATGACGAGGGAAAGGTGAAACACAAGCCCCTGAATCGCCCACTGGAAGATTATGATGTTCTTTCCGGGGATTTCTTTGTCTGCGGCCTTGGGGAAGATGATTTTACCAGCCTGACCGATGAGCAGATGAAACGCTATGAACAGCTTTATCATGATCCGGTTGTGTTTGTGCCATCCTTCATGGGAATCATCCCCATGAAGACAACCCCGGAGCAATACGCCCACGTAATGAGAGATACCGAAATGAGAAATAACGCCAACAAGGAGCACCGAAACCACAATGAACGATAA
- a CDS encoding Ig-like domain-containing protein, whose amino-acid sequence MPTMLVNAEGAADAQPATGTQLYVSPTGDDAAAGTVGAPLKTLEGARNKVRELKQSGLPAGGITVNLLGGEYLASSALELTAADSGEAGKPIVWKAAEGAEVTFSGTVSVEPNRFEHVTDKDILARLPEAAHDNVYVCDMKALGLDNIGPIPKVGYGWPELPPPLNVVMDGESMHMARYPDKDFVKPSHIFDPGFNPRYNDSPDPTKEKGPIWACNDQGLKDMFDLLKLEDDVWTYGYFNHTYADDNVASKTVEMDTSYGVKFTGKHPTWYAMEGNEPKKFYVYNILCGLDAPGEYYLDRTNDKMYVYSETDIASRKVELGVLADPFFKLEGASYITIEGLHFTAGNANAIDLYDSNHILIADCLFTNMGQKGVTMNGDLETHDNAVQSCDFKHMGSGGVLLDGGEVLSLTPGNNKVDNCLFDDYSVIKRTYAPAVSIFGCGNLVTRNKITNAPHQAVAFSGNNHKIAGNEISHVLYETGDSGAIYTCTRDWTSRGNVITNNYFYDIPNTTHGGTYCIYLDDMASGTIATNNLFVNMKANAFLVGGGRDNVISNNIEVNNGGGFIRYDNRCMGWAHKSAHIPDGGNYKAWKAMVDELMKPENAASLAKWKAQYPGMFDADMLALEKCSQCSAQRSKGCIPKNAVIENNIAVGGASYSLVGEVTTYGEVNNNQSYDAGTDIGFVNAAGQNFEVKPGSKIKEIQGNDHFKSNETGMYRDAYRTGLCVQVQAPVLTSPAGGAQDVELVSGTAFAWNPVEGAGSYLLEISKNQDFTDVVVNTTVTDPSFTATGLEKETTYYWRVTAFEGRLGGTSAVSSVFSFKTSATDAVSLYDSFGDNSFAGWLKKSGTPTRTDKQAHAGRYSYIIDEPTEVIGLAFGTPQKQVFSVWMYDTMNKQANAVGVANVVPKEGSWGAIGVNVRIRSDKYVFRANGNFTASNVTRSEGWHEFKWDYTSGTDCKMYIDGQLVHTIEGVSGAIRMEIGDYWKETGNPGDVCGFMFDEVKIGDPVINPVPQKLTLDKTELTLEVDGETQLEALLDAIPDVDMPLEWTVEEHEVAIVVNGRVTGKRAGDTKITVSVKDYPHVKAECTVHVHADLVVPVESVEISPTQKTVSLQDSFAISAKVLPEQATNKEIVWSSSDPNVAFVENGRVYTRNTGSAVITATSVDGGKTATCKVTVVDPTKLPNPGFELGDKTGWSQYPGTEGEGIAWSVNEGAARNGVFGADVTTTDSIPVVNGKGYAHKGVQYRLENADQSPLRCDVNYTMKAWVKAADDTTHEMGIFVIPRGGAYSANIVPTYKQVKQADGWVQLEISLTPEQLEKYTGMNKLDFIIGNKNTTESAGHFFVDDAELTVGNQIAHTHDLVKTEEKKATCTEDGNKAYWTCNSCKKLFADENSTTETTLEQVTLKATGHTLTHAPAKEATCTADGNEEYWTCSQCKKLFANETCTTETTLEQVTLKATGHSFGEWKQTKAPTCTEAGEETRSCACGEIETREVAALDHSFGEWTQTKAPTSTEAGEEERTCATCGYTETREIPALDHSFGDWTQTKAPTCTEAGEEARSCATCGYTETREVAALGHKLTHIPGKAATCTADGNVAYWSCSQCEKLFADEKSTTVTTLEQVTLKATGHHFGDWTQTKAPTCTEVGTETRSCACGVTEGRSILALGHHFGDWAQTKAPTCTEVGTETRSCACGVTEGRSILALGHHFGDWTQTKAPTCTEVGTETRSCACGVTETREVAVLAHKLTYISGKAETCTADGNEEYWTCSQCKNRFADENGTTKTTLERVTLKATGHHFGEWKQTKAPTCTEAGVETRSCTCDVTETREAAALGHKLTYVPAKEATATSEGNIEYYVCSECGKYYSDAEGKNEIEKDSLVIEMLKPEKETNAPAQAGGNFPVVPVIVIIVLTGIAVPIVYSVRKRK is encoded by the coding sequence ATGCCCACGATGCTTGTAAATGCAGAGGGTGCAGCCGACGCGCAGCCGGCAACCGGTACGCAGCTGTATGTATCGCCTACCGGTGATGATGCAGCAGCGGGTACTGTCGGTGCACCATTAAAGACTCTGGAAGGCGCACGCAATAAGGTTCGGGAGCTGAAACAGTCCGGACTGCCTGCGGGCGGCATCACTGTGAATCTTCTCGGTGGTGAGTATTTAGCAAGCAGTGCCTTGGAACTGACTGCGGCGGATTCCGGAGAGGCCGGAAAGCCGATTGTCTGGAAGGCTGCAGAGGGCGCCGAGGTGACCTTCTCCGGCACGGTCTCTGTTGAGCCCAACCGTTTTGAGCATGTAACGGACAAAGATATTCTTGCCCGTCTGCCCGAGGCTGCTCATGACAATGTGTATGTCTGCGATATGAAGGCACTGGGTCTTGATAACATCGGACCCATCCCCAAGGTGGGCTATGGCTGGCCGGAGCTGCCGCCCCCTCTCAATGTTGTGATGGACGGGGAGAGTATGCACATGGCTCGCTACCCGGACAAGGACTTTGTAAAGCCCAGCCACATTTTTGACCCGGGCTTTAATCCGCGTTATAACGACTCTCCTGATCCTACGAAGGAGAAGGGACCGATCTGGGCTTGTAACGACCAGGGTCTTAAGGATATGTTCGACCTGTTGAAGCTGGAGGACGATGTCTGGACCTACGGTTACTTTAACCACACCTACGCCGATGATAATGTGGCTTCCAAGACTGTGGAAATGGACACGTCGTACGGCGTCAAATTCACGGGCAAGCATCCCACCTGGTATGCCATGGAGGGCAACGAGCCCAAGAAATTCTATGTGTACAATATTCTCTGTGGACTGGATGCCCCCGGTGAGTACTATCTGGATCGTACCAATGATAAGATGTACGTTTACTCTGAGACGGATATTGCTAGCAGAAAAGTTGAATTAGGCGTGCTGGCGGATCCCTTCTTCAAGCTGGAAGGTGCCTCTTACATCACCATTGAGGGTCTGCACTTCACCGCCGGCAACGCAAATGCCATTGACCTGTACGACAGCAATCATATTCTGATTGCCGACTGCCTGTTTACCAATATGGGTCAGAAGGGCGTTACCATGAACGGCGACCTTGAAACCCACGATAATGCCGTTCAGAGCTGTGACTTTAAGCACATGGGCTCCGGCGGTGTCCTGCTGGACGGCGGCGAGGTTCTCTCGCTGACCCCCGGCAATAACAAGGTGGATAACTGCCTCTTTGACGATTATTCTGTAATCAAGCGTACCTATGCTCCGGCAGTGAGCATCTTCGGCTGTGGCAATCTGGTGACCAGAAACAAGATCACCAATGCCCCTCATCAGGCTGTTGCCTTCTCCGGTAATAACCATAAGATTGCGGGCAACGAGATTTCCCATGTCCTCTACGAGACAGGTGACTCCGGCGCGATCTACACCTGTACCCGTGACTGGACAAGCCGGGGAAATGTCATTACCAATAACTATTTCTATGATATCCCCAATACCACCCACGGCGGTACCTACTGTATCTATCTGGATGATATGGCCTCCGGCACCATTGCCACCAATAACCTGTTTGTGAATATGAAGGCAAATGCGTTCCTGGTGGGCGGCGGCCGGGACAATGTGATCTCCAATAATATTGAGGTCAATAACGGCGGCGGCTTCATCCGCTATGACAACCGCTGCATGGGCTGGGCACATAAGTCTGCCCACATCCCTGATGGCGGTAACTACAAGGCATGGAAGGCAATGGTGGACGAGCTGATGAAGCCCGAAAATGCAGCAAGCCTTGCCAAGTGGAAAGCGCAGTACCCCGGAATGTTCGACGCGGATATGCTTGCGTTGGAAAAGTGCAGCCAGTGCTCTGCGCAGCGCAGCAAGGGCTGCATCCCCAAGAATGCGGTGATCGAAAATAACATCGCAGTGGGCGGCGCTTCCTATTCCCTTGTGGGTGAAGTTACTACCTACGGTGAGGTAAATAACAACCAGAGCTATGACGCCGGTACGGATATCGGCTTCGTAAACGCTGCCGGTCAGAACTTCGAGGTCAAGCCCGGCTCAAAGATCAAGGAAATTCAGGGCAACGACCACTTTAAGAGTAACGAGACCGGTATGTACCGGGATGCCTACCGCACCGGTCTGTGCGTGCAGGTGCAGGCGCCTGTCCTAACCTCTCCTGCGGGCGGCGCGCAGGATGTGGAGCTCGTCTCCGGAACAGCTTTTGCATGGAATCCTGTTGAGGGTGCCGGCAGCTACCTGCTGGAGATCTCCAAGAATCAGGATTTTACCGATGTAGTTGTGAATACCACGGTAACGGATCCCTCCTTTACAGCCACAGGTCTGGAAAAGGAGACCACCTACTACTGGCGAGTCACTGCCTTTGAGGGTCGTCTGGGCGGCACCAGCGCAGTAAGCTCCGTGTTCTCCTTTAAGACCTCTGCCACGGATGCAGTCTCCCTGTATGACAGCTTCGGTGACAACAGCTTTGCAGGATGGCTGAAAAAGTCCGGCACGCCTACCCGCACTGACAAGCAGGCACATGCCGGCAGATACAGCTATATAATTGATGAGCCCACAGAGGTGATCGGACTTGCTTTCGGTACACCGCAGAAGCAGGTGTTCTCCGTTTGGATGTATGATACCATGAATAAGCAGGCCAATGCCGTAGGCGTTGCCAATGTGGTTCCGAAGGAAGGTTCCTGGGGCGCGATCGGTGTCAATGTACGCATCCGTTCGGATAAGTATGTTTTCCGTGCAAATGGCAACTTCACGGCATCCAATGTAACCCGCTCTGAGGGCTGGCATGAATTCAAGTGGGATTACACCAGTGGCACCGACTGCAAAATGTATATCGATGGTCAGCTGGTTCATACCATCGAGGGGGTTTCCGGAGCTATCAGAATGGAGATCGGCGATTACTGGAAAGAGACCGGTAACCCCGGAGATGTCTGCGGCTTTATGTTCGATGAGGTCAAGATCGGCGATCCGGTCATCAATCCCGTACCCCAGAAGCTCACACTGGATAAGACCGAGCTGACTTTGGAGGTCGACGGCGAGACGCAACTGGAGGCGCTTCTGGATGCCATTCCCGATGTGGATATGCCTCTGGAGTGGACGGTAGAGGAGCATGAGGTGGCAATCGTTGTAAACGGTCGTGTCACCGGCAAGCGGGCCGGCGACACCAAGATTACGGTTTCCGTTAAGGACTATCCCCATGTAAAGGCAGAATGCACGGTTCATGTGCACGCTGATTTGGTCGTCCCCGTAGAATCCGTGGAGATCAGCCCGACCCAAAAGACAGTAAGCCTTCAGGATAGCTTTGCTATCTCCGCAAAGGTGCTGCCTGAGCAGGCAACCAATAAGGAAATTGTCTGGAGCAGCAGCGATCCCAATGTGGCTTTTGTTGAAAACGGTCGTGTTTACACGCGGAATACCGGCAGCGCAGTCATCACTGCCACCTCTGTGGACGGCGGCAAGACCGCAACCTGCAAGGTGACCGTTGTAGATCCTACAAAACTGCCGAATCCCGGCTTTGAGCTTGGCGATAAGACCGGATGGTCCCAGTATCCTGGAACAGAGGGAGAAGGCATTGCATGGAGCGTAAACGAAGGTGCTGCCCGTAACGGCGTGTTCGGTGCAGATGTCACCACCACTGACTCAATTCCTGTAGTCAATGGCAAGGGATATGCCCATAAGGGTGTGCAGTACCGTCTGGAAAATGCCGATCAGTCCCCCTTGCGGTGCGATGTGAACTACACCATGAAGGCATGGGTAAAGGCAGCAGACGACACGACCCACGAAATGGGCATCTTTGTGATCCCCCGTGGTGGCGCATATAGTGCTAATATCGTTCCTACCTATAAGCAGGTGAAGCAGGCAGACGGCTGGGTGCAGCTGGAGATTTCCCTGACCCCGGAGCAGCTTGAGAAGTATACAGGTATGAATAAGCTGGACTTCATCATCGGCAATAAGAACACCACGGAGTCCGCCGGTCACTTCTTTGTGGATGATGCGGAGCTGACGGTAGGCAACCAGATTGCCCATACCCATGACCTTGTCAAGACCGAGGAGAAGAAGGCGACGTGCACAGAGGACGGTAACAAGGCGTACTGGACTTGCAACAGCTGTAAGAAGCTGTTTGCGGACGAAAATAGTACCACTGAAACCACCTTGGAGCAGGTAACCCTGAAAGCAACCGGTCATACGCTGACCCATGCACCTGCTAAGGAAGCAACTTGCACCGCGGACGGCAACGAGGAATACTGGACTTGCAGCCAGTGCAAGAAGCTCTTTGCAAATGAAACGTGTACCACGGAGACCACCTTGGAGCAGGTGACCCTGAAAGCAACCGGTCACAGCTTCGGTGAATGGAAACAGACCAAGGCGCCTACCTGCACGGAAGCAGGCGAGGAGACAAGAAGCTGTGCCTGCGGTGAGATCGAGACCCGTGAAGTGGCAGCACTGGACCACAGCTTCGGCGAATGGACACAGACCAAGGCTCCCACCAGCACGGAGGCAGGCGAGGAGGAAAGAACCTGCGCCACCTGCGGTTACACCGAGACCCGTGAGATACCGGCACTTGACCACAGCTTCGGTGACTGGACACAGACCAAGGCTCCCACCTGCACGGAAGCGGGCGAGGAGGCAAGAAGCTGCGCCACCTGCGGTTACACCGAGACCCGTGAAGTGGCAGCACTGGGTCACAAGCTGACCCATATCCCCGGGAAGGCAGCGACCTGCACTGCGGACGGCAACGTTGCATACTGGTCTTGCAGTCAGTGTGAGAAGCTCTTTGCAGATGAAAAGAGCACCACGGTGACCACCTTGGAGCAGGTAACCCTGAAAGCAACCGGTCACCACTTCGGTGACTGGACACAGACCAAGGCGCCCACCTGCACGGAGGTAGGCACGGAGACAAGAAGCTGTGCCTGCGGTGTGACCGAGGGTCGTTCGATTTTGGCACTTGGTCACCACTTCGGTGACTGGGCACAGACCAAGGCGCCCACCTGCACGGAGGTAGGCACGGAGACAAGAAGCTGTGCCTGCGGTGTGACCGAGGGTCGTTCGATTTTGGCACTTGGTCACCACTTCGGTGACTGGACACAGACCAAGGCGCCCACCTGCACGGAGGTAGGCACGGAGACAAGAAGCTGTGCCTGCGGTGTGACCGAGACCCGTGAAGTTGCAGTACTGGCTCACAAGCTGACCTATATCTCCGGGAAGGCGGAGACCTGCACTGCGGACGGCAACGAGGAATACTGGACTTGCAGCCAGTGTAAGAATCGCTTTGCCGACGAAAATGGTACAACGAAGACCACCTTGGAGCGCGTAACCCTGAAAGCGACCGGTCATCATTTCGGTGAATGGAAACAGACCAAAGCTCCCACCTGCACAGAGGCAGGCGTCGAGACAAGAAGCTGTACCTGCGATGTGACCGAGACCCGTGAAGCGGCTGCGCTGGGTCACAAGCTGACCTATGTGCCTGCTAAGGAAGCAACTGCCACCTCCGAGGGTAACATCGAGTACTATGTCTGCTCTGAGTGCGGCAAGTATTACTCCGATGCAGAGGGCAAAAACGAGATTGAGAAGGACAGCCTTGTCATTGAAATGCTGAAGCCTGAAAAAGAAACCAACGCCCCCGCCCAGGCCGGTGGAAACTTTCCGGTGGTGCCGGTAATTGTCATCATTGTACTGACAGGAATCGCTGTGCCGATTGTTTACAGTGTAAGAAAGCGTAAATAA
- a CDS encoding PHP domain-containing protein, with protein MNNRELLPKSGNWYKANLHCHTVLSDGTWTKEQVKEEYRKKGYSIVAFTDHRHYGWHPELQDENFLPIAGFEADMDEPYRIPGDWNRCKTYHLNFYDTNPAAHAGFTAPQPPQRYGDMYSLNAFIKELNEQRFLCCYNHPFWSLQNYEDYKDLRGLFAMEIYNHGCELDGLYGYAPQSYDEMLRTGMQLTCLATDDNHDRHPLGDPLNDSFGGWTVIRAQTLTYPDVMDALQKGAFYASTGPELKELFIQDNALHIRCSPVEKIYVITESRSCKMKLACPGETIDEAVFPLTGNEGYIRVDCRDAAGHHAYSNAYRLNVL; from the coding sequence ATGAACAATCGCGAATTGCTTCCAAAAAGTGGGAACTGGTACAAAGCCAACCTGCACTGCCATACGGTGCTTTCTGACGGCACATGGACAAAAGAGCAGGTCAAGGAAGAATACCGAAAGAAAGGCTACTCCATAGTGGCGTTTACGGATCACCGCCATTATGGCTGGCACCCGGAATTACAGGATGAAAACTTTTTGCCGATTGCCGGTTTTGAAGCCGACATGGACGAACCCTACCGTATTCCCGGCGACTGGAACCGCTGCAAAACCTATCATCTCAACTTTTATGATACCAACCCCGCTGCCCATGCAGGTTTTACCGCCCCGCAGCCCCCGCAGCGCTATGGGGATATGTATTCCCTGAATGCGTTTATCAAGGAGCTGAACGAGCAGAGGTTCCTGTGCTGCTACAACCACCCGTTCTGGTCCTTGCAGAACTACGAGGATTACAAGGATCTGCGCGGTCTGTTTGCCATGGAAATTTATAATCACGGCTGCGAGCTGGATGGCCTGTACGGGTATGCGCCGCAGAGCTATGACGAAATGCTGCGCACCGGCATGCAGCTGACCTGCCTTGCAACCGATGATAACCATGACCGTCACCCGCTGGGTGATCCGCTGAACGATTCTTTCGGCGGCTGGACGGTCATCCGCGCCCAGACACTGACCTACCCGGACGTGATGGATGCCCTGCAGAAAGGTGCTTTCTATGCATCAACCGGTCCGGAACTGAAAGAGCTGTTCATTCAGGACAATGCCTTGCACATCAGATGCAGTCCGGTGGAAAAAATTTATGTTATCACCGAGAGCCGCAGCTGCAAAATGAAGCTGGCCTGCCCGGGCGAAACCATTGACGAGGCAGTGTTCCCTCTGACCGGCAACGAAGGGTACATCCGTGTGGACTGCCGCGATGCCGCGGGGCATCATGCCTACTCGAATGCTTACCGCCTTAATGTATTATGA
- a CDS encoding MFS transporter, whose protein sequence is MRNLKAKTCSRLPEPRQGSALFLLSWAAYATAYIGRYNYSAVMGAITGQGTLTLSQAGMVSTGYFICYALGQIFCGSVSQYISPYTMIFTGLVLSGCCNLAMGVIAGGTMSAVWALNGLFQAMIWPPIVRLFAESMPLEQQKSACVNINATTPAGTLAAYLASAALLKLAGWRSVFLFCGGLMLAMAAIWLVGTVPLRRATVMQVIERSDRSGQAGNHSARTALAAAWLGWMLLPVVLHGGLKDGVTSWVPSMIQNSFGVSPSFSATVAAVLPLVNLTGAFGAGWLDRKIFHNELRTVGALFSAAAVCLLVLPLAVRYSLAGSVALLAVTTASMLGINTMFINVIPVRVGAHGGAAMISGMLNAMTYFGAAAVTWGIGSIAEGFGWNAVFMLCLGMTLPALIVCYLLANNLEKFFARTGNRRCLSKK, encoded by the coding sequence ATGAGAAACCTGAAGGCAAAAACATGTTCCCGCCTGCCGGAGCCCCGGCAGGGAAGTGCGCTGTTCCTGCTAAGCTGGGCAGCATATGCAACAGCCTATATCGGGAGGTATAATTACTCTGCTGTGATGGGAGCTATTACCGGGCAGGGAACCCTGACACTGTCACAAGCGGGAATGGTATCCACCGGTTACTTTATCTGCTATGCACTGGGGCAGATCTTCTGCGGTTCCGTCAGCCAGTATATTTCCCCCTATACTATGATTTTTACAGGGCTGGTTCTCTCCGGCTGCTGTAATCTGGCTATGGGGGTCATTGCCGGCGGAACCATGTCAGCGGTGTGGGCGCTCAACGGACTGTTTCAGGCTATGATATGGCCGCCTATCGTGCGCCTGTTTGCCGAGAGTATGCCGCTGGAGCAGCAAAAATCCGCCTGCGTCAACATCAACGCAACCACACCGGCCGGTACACTGGCTGCCTATCTGGCAAGTGCCGCCCTGCTGAAACTTGCCGGGTGGCGCAGTGTGTTTCTGTTCTGCGGCGGGTTGATGCTTGCCATGGCAGCCATCTGGCTTGTGGGTACCGTGCCGCTGCGCCGCGCCACGGTCATGCAAGTGATTGAGCGCTCCGACCGTTCCGGGCAGGCAGGAAACCACAGCGCACGGACTGCCCTTGCGGCGGCGTGGCTGGGGTGGATGCTGCTGCCGGTCGTGCTGCACGGCGGGCTGAAAGACGGCGTGACAAGCTGGGTACCCAGCATGATTCAGAACAGCTTTGGTGTCAGCCCTTCCTTTTCGGCAACCGTGGCAGCGGTTCTGCCGCTGGTAAACCTGACAGGTGCCTTTGGCGCAGGCTGGCTGGACAGAAAGATTTTTCACAATGAACTGCGCACAGTCGGGGCGCTGTTTTCGGCAGCCGCAGTTTGCTTGCTGGTGCTGCCGCTGGCAGTGCGGTATAGCTTGGCAGGCTCCGTTGCGCTGCTGGCTGTTACAACCGCCTCAATGCTGGGAATCAACACAATGTTCATCAATGTGATTCCTGTGCGTGTGGGGGCGCACGGCGGTGCCGCCATGATTTCCGGTATGCTGAACGCCATGACCTATTTTGGTGCGGCTGCGGTCACATGGGGCATCGGCAGCATAGCCGAAGGCTTTGGCTGGAATGCGGTGTTTATGCTCTGTCTGGGCATGACATTGCCGGCGCTTATTGTGTGCTATCTTTTGGCAAACAACTTGGAAAAGTTTTTTGCGAGAACAGGAAACAGAAGATGCCTGAGTAAAAAATAA